A window of the Streptococcus sp. 116-D4 genome harbors these coding sequences:
- a CDS encoding lipoate--protein ligase, translating to MKYIINHSNETAFNIALEEYAFKHLLDEDQIFILWINKPSIIVGRHQNTIEEINRDYVRENGIEVVRRISGGGAVYHDLNNLNYTIISKEDENKAFDFKSFSTPVINTLAELGVKAVFTGRNDLEIDGKKFCGNAQAYINGRIMHHGCLLFDVDLSVLANALKVSKDKFESKGVKSVRARVTNIIDELPEKITVEEFRDLLLEYMKKEYPEMTEYVFSDEELAEINRIKDTKFGTWDWNYGKSPEYNIRRGTKFPSGKVEIFANVIESKIQDIKIYGDFFGIEDVAAVEDVLRGVKYEREDVLKALQTINLGRYFAGITAEEIAEAVVG from the coding sequence ATGAAATACATTATCAATCATTCAAACGAAACTGCCTTTAATATTGCTTTAGAGGAATATGCTTTTAAACATCTCCTTGATGAGGATCAAATTTTTATTCTTTGGATCAACAAACCATCAATCATTGTGGGACGTCACCAAAACACTATCGAAGAAATTAACCGTGATTATGTTCGTGAAAACGGCATTGAGGTAGTGCGTCGTATCAGTGGTGGTGGAGCTGTTTACCATGATTTGAACAATCTTAACTATACCATCATTTCAAAAGAAGATGAAAACAAGGCCTTTGACTTCAAGAGTTTCTCTACTCCTGTTATCAATACTTTGGCTGAACTTGGTGTTAAAGCTGTATTTACAGGTCGTAACGACTTAGAAATAGACGGTAAGAAATTCTGTGGAAATGCCCAGGCCTATATCAACGGACGTATCATGCACCATGGTTGTCTTCTCTTTGATGTTGATTTGTCAGTCCTTGCTAACGCGCTTAAAGTATCTAAGGACAAATTTGAGTCTAAAGGTGTTAAATCAGTTCGTGCTCGTGTAACGAATATTATCGATGAATTGCCAGAAAAAATCACTGTTGAAGAATTCCGTGATCTACTCTTGGAATACATGAAAAAAGAATATCCTGAAATGACAGAATATGTATTTTCAGATGAAGAATTGGCTGAAATCAATCGTATTAAAGATACTAAGTTTGGAACTTGGGATTGGAACTATGGTAAATCACCAGAGTATAACATCCGTCGTGGAACTAAATTCCCAAGCGGTAAGGTTGAAATCTTTGCTAATGTTATTGAGTCAAAAATTCAAGATATCAAGATTTACGGTGACTTCTTTGGTATCGAAGATGTTGCAGCTGTAGAAGATGTCCTTCGTGGTGTTAAATACGAACGCGAAGATGTTCTTAAAGCCCTTCAAACCATTAACTTAGGTCGTTATTTCGCAGGAATTACTGCTGAAGAAATTGCTGAAGCAGTAGTGGGATAA
- the xerS gene encoding tyrosine recombinase XerS — protein MKRETLLERIDKLKQVMPWYVLEYYQSKLAVPYSFTTLYEYLKEYDRFFTWILESGISNADTMANIPLDVLEHMTKKDMESFILYLRERPLLNANTTKNGVSQTTINRTLSALSSLYKYLTEEVENEQGEPYFYRNVMKKVATKKKKETLAARAENIKQKLFLGDETEGFLNYIDQEYPKTLSNRALSSFNKNKERDLAIIALLLASGVRLSEAVNLDLRDLNLKMMVIDITRKGGKRDSVNVAAFAKPYLEQYLAIRDKRYKTEKTDTALFLTLYRGVPNRIDASSVEKMVAKYSEDFKVRVTPHKLRHTLATRLYDATKSQVLVSHQLGHASTQVTDLYTHIVNDEQKNALDSL, from the coding sequence ATGAAACGCGAGACCTTATTAGAACGGATTGATAAACTTAAACAAGTTATGCCCTGGTATGTTCTTGAATATTATCAATCGAAACTGGCTGTACCATACAGTTTTACGACCTTGTACGAATACTTAAAGGAATACGATCGATTTTTTACTTGGATCTTAGAATCTGGTATATCGAATGCTGATACCATGGCAAATATTCCTTTAGACGTTCTGGAGCACATGACAAAGAAAGACATGGAATCTTTTATTCTTTACTTACGTGAACGTCCTTTACTTAATGCTAATACAACTAAAAATGGTGTCTCTCAAACAACCATTAACCGTACTTTATCAGCGCTTTCTAGTCTTTATAAGTATTTGACTGAGGAAGTTGAAAACGAACAAGGAGAACCTTATTTCTATCGCAATGTTATGAAGAAGGTCGCTACCAAGAAAAAGAAAGAAACTTTAGCTGCACGGGCTGAGAATATCAAGCAAAAGCTCTTTTTAGGCGATGAAACAGAAGGTTTCCTTAACTATATCGACCAGGAATACCCCAAAACTCTCTCAAATCGCGCTCTATCTTCTTTTAATAAGAATAAAGAGCGAGATTTAGCCATTATTGCACTCCTTCTTGCCTCTGGTGTCCGTCTCTCTGAAGCAGTTAACCTTGACCTTCGAGATCTCAACCTCAAAATGATGGTGATTGATATTACTCGTAAGGGTGGAAAGCGTGACTCAGTCAATGTTGCTGCCTTTGCTAAGCCTTATTTAGAGCAATATCTTGCCATTCGCGACAAACGTTATAAGACAGAAAAAACAGATACAGCTCTCTTTCTAACATTATATCGAGGGGTTCCGAACCGTATCGATGCTTCTAGTGTTGAAAAGATGGTAGCTAAGTATTCGGAAGACTTCAAAGTTCGGGTAACTCCCCACAAACTACGCCATACGCTAGCAACCAGGCTCTATGATGCTACTAAATCGCAGGTTTTAGTAAGCCATCAACTGGGACATGCCAGCACACAAGTTACTGACCTCTATACCCATATTGTCAATGATGAACAAAAAAATGCTTTGGATAGCTTATAG
- a CDS encoding copper-translocating P-type ATPase — MNKDNKYSSHNHHDYDDMDKLKHEHGITDEHGDHKDQHQVHHAGHDHCGHCGHDHSGHSGHNHSGHSGHDHSGHSGHDHSGQSGHAHHHHGSFKELFLKSLPLGIIIMFFSPLHGFKLPFQFTFPYSDIVVAILSTILIIYGGRPFYQGAVDEFKQKKPGMMALVSLGISVSYLYSIYAVIITYVTGEHVMDFFFEFASLLLIMLLGHWIEMKAIGEAGDAQAELAKLVPKDAHVVLEDDSIETRPVADLKVGDLIRVQAGENVPADGIIERGESRLNEALLTGESKAVKKGPGDEVIGGSTNGEGVLYIKVNETGDQSFISQVQNLISQAQSQPSRAENIAQKVAGWLFYIAVIVALIAFVVWMAIEDVPTAVIFTITTLVIACPHALGLAIPLVTARSTSLGASRGLLVKDRQALEIAQDADVMILDKTGTLTTGEFKVLDVKLLNDKYTKEEIIALLAGIEGGSSHPIAQSIISFAEQQNIRPASFDSIDVISGAGVEGKAGGHRYQLISQKAYGRNLDMDIPKGATLSVLVENDDAIGAVALGDELKPTSKELIKALKKNNIQPIMATGDNEKAAQGAAVDLGIEYRSNQSPQDKYELVKTLKDEGKKVIMVGDGVNDAPSLALADVGIAIGAGTQVALDSADVILTQSNPGDIGSFIELAHKTTRKMKQNLFWGAGYNFIAIPLAAGILAPIGITLSPALGAILMSVSTVIVAINAMLLRLDPKK, encoded by the coding sequence ATGAATAAGGACAACAAATATTCGTCCCATAATCACCATGATTATGACGACATGGATAAGTTAAAACACGAGCATGGAATCACAGATGAACATGGAGACCATAAGGATCAACATCAAGTACATCATGCTGGGCATGATCACTGCGGGCACTGTGGACATGATCACAGCGGACACAGTGGGCATAATCACAGCGGACACAGTGGGCATGATCATAGCGGGCACAGTGGACATGATCATAGCGGGCAGAGTGGGCATGCCCACCATCATCACGGAAGCTTTAAGGAACTTTTCTTAAAGTCATTGCCACTAGGAATCATTATTATGTTCTTTTCCCCTTTGCATGGATTTAAACTACCATTCCAGTTTACTTTTCCATATTCTGATATTGTAGTAGCTATTTTATCTACTATATTAATTATTTATGGTGGACGTCCATTCTATCAAGGTGCAGTTGACGAATTTAAACAAAAAAAACCTGGAATGATGGCACTCGTTTCTTTAGGTATAAGTGTTTCATATTTATATAGTATTTATGCTGTGATCATTACCTACGTAACGGGTGAACACGTGATGGACTTTTTCTTTGAATTTGCTTCATTACTATTAATCATGCTATTAGGTCACTGGATTGAGATGAAAGCTATTGGAGAAGCAGGAGACGCACAAGCAGAATTGGCTAAATTAGTGCCGAAAGATGCTCACGTTGTATTAGAAGACGATTCAATTGAAACACGACCAGTTGCTGACTTAAAGGTAGGTGATTTAATTCGTGTTCAAGCCGGAGAAAATGTGCCAGCAGACGGGATTATCGAGCGTGGCGAATCACGTTTAAATGAAGCTCTTCTAACTGGGGAGTCAAAAGCAGTAAAAAAAGGCCCTGGCGATGAAGTAATCGGAGGCTCAACAAATGGAGAAGGGGTTCTTTATATTAAAGTGAATGAGACAGGTGATCAATCATTCATCTCTCAAGTTCAGAATCTAATCAGCCAAGCTCAGAGTCAGCCTTCCAGAGCAGAAAATATTGCGCAAAAGGTTGCAGGGTGGCTCTTCTATATTGCTGTTATTGTCGCGCTAATTGCTTTTGTAGTGTGGATGGCTATAGAAGATGTACCAACGGCAGTTATATTTACTATTACTACATTAGTTATTGCTTGTCCGCACGCATTGGGTCTGGCTATTCCATTGGTAACCGCCCGTAGCACAAGCTTAGGAGCTAGCCGTGGCTTACTAGTAAAAGACCGCCAAGCCTTAGAAATAGCTCAAGATGCAGATGTGATGATTTTAGATAAAACGGGTACTTTAACAACTGGTGAATTTAAAGTATTAGATGTAAAACTTCTTAATGACAAATATACAAAAGAGGAAATCATTGCCTTATTGGCAGGTATTGAAGGAGGATCTAGCCACCCAATTGCTCAATCAATTATAAGTTTCGCCGAGCAGCAAAATATACGCCCAGCATCTTTTGATTCGATTGATGTGATTTCCGGTGCTGGAGTAGAGGGTAAAGCAGGTGGGCACCGTTACCAATTAATCAGTCAAAAAGCCTATGGACGTAATCTTGATATGGATATTCCAAAAGGAGCAACTCTTAGTGTCTTAGTAGAAAACGATGATGCCATTGGTGCTGTAGCTTTAGGTGACGAATTAAAACCAACGAGTAAAGAGTTAATTAAAGCTCTTAAAAAGAACAATATTCAACCAATTATGGCAACAGGTGATAATGAAAAAGCGGCTCAAGGCGCGGCAGTAGATTTAGGGATTGAATATAGATCAAATCAATCTCCACAAGACAAATATGAGTTAGTTAAAACACTTAAAGATGAAGGAAAGAAAGTTATCATGGTAGGTGATGGTGTAAATGATGCTCCTTCTCTTGCCTTAGCAGATGTTGGTATAGCTATAGGTGCTGGAACTCAAGTTGCATTGGATTCAGCTGATGTCATATTGACTCAATCCAATCCAGGAGATATTGGATCATTCATTGAATTAGCACACAAAACAACTCGTAAAATGAAACAAAACCTATTTTGGGGAGCTGGTTATAACTTTATAGCTATCCCTCTAGCTGCAGGAATTTTGGCACCTATTGGTATCACATTAAGCCCTGCGTTAGGAGCAATCCTAATGTCTGTGTCAACAGTCATCGTCGCCATTAATGCTATGTTATTACGTTTAGATCCAAAAAAATAA
- a CDS encoding CopY/TcrY family copper transport repressor gives MSTIKFNTYITYAEWEVMRVVWANDRVTSKKVISVLQEKMDWTQSTIKTILGRLVEKGVLNTEHEGRKFIYTANIEETEAVRDYTEDIFNRICNKKVGNVIGSIIKDHVLSFDDIDRLEKILEMKKSFAVEEVDCNCPEGQCDCHLHHH, from the coding sequence ATGAGCACAATAAAATTTAATACTTATATCACATATGCAGAATGGGAAGTCATGCGTGTAGTTTGGGCAAATGATCGAGTAACTAGTAAAAAAGTCATTTCCGTATTGCAAGAAAAAATGGACTGGACACAATCCACTATCAAAACGATCTTAGGTCGATTAGTTGAAAAAGGCGTACTAAATACAGAGCATGAAGGTAGAAAGTTTATTTACACTGCCAATATTGAAGAGACAGAAGCCGTAAGGGATTATACAGAAGATATTTTTAACCGTATTTGCAATAAGAAAGTCGGAAATGTAATAGGAAGCATCATTAAAGATCATGTTTTGAGCTTCGATGATATAGATCGACTAGAAAAAATATTAGAGATGAAAAAATCTTTCGCAGTAGAAGAAGTGGATTGCAATTGTCCAGAAGGACAATGCGATTGTCATTTACATCATCATTAA
- a CDS encoding ClC family H(+)/Cl(-) exchange transporter: protein MEEQSETPSSKKEFAFASSTILSQVGRGIIVGLVVGIIVGSFRFLIEKGFHLIQGLYQDQAHLVRNLFVLVLFYLFICWISAKLTRSEKDIKGSGIPQVEAELKGLMTLNWWRILWKKYILGILAIASGLMLGREGPSIQLGAVGGKGIAKWLKSSPVEERSLIASGAAAGLAAAFNAPIAGLLFVVEEVYHHFSRFFWVSTLAASLVANFVSLLIFGLTPVLDMPDNIPLMTLDQYWIYLLMGIFLGLSGFLYEKAVLNVEKVYDWIGQKIHLDKAYYPILAFLLIIPVGIFLPQILGGGNQLVLSLTEQDYSFQVLLAYFLIRFVWSMISYGSGLPGGIFLPILALGSLLGALVGVICVNIGLVSQEQFPIFVILGMSGYFGAISKAPLTAMILVTEMVGDIRNLMPLGLVTLVAYIIMDLLKGAPVYEAMLEKMLPEVASDEGEVTLIEIPVSDKIAGKQVHELNLPHNILITTQVHNGKSRTVNGSTRMYLGDMIHLVIPKSEIGKVKDLLL, encoded by the coding sequence ATGGAAGAACAATCAGAAACACCCAGTTCCAAGAAAGAATTTGCCTTTGCCTCAAGCACTATATTATCCCAAGTTGGACGAGGAATCATTGTTGGTCTCGTTGTTGGAATTATCGTTGGATCCTTTCGTTTCTTAATTGAAAAAGGCTTCCATCTGATACAAGGACTTTATCAAGATCAAGCGCACCTAGTGCGCAATCTTTTTGTACTGGTTTTGTTTTATCTATTCATCTGCTGGATCAGTGCGAAATTAACTCGGTCAGAAAAAGATATTAAAGGCTCAGGGATTCCTCAAGTCGAAGCCGAATTAAAAGGTCTCATGACCCTCAACTGGTGGAGAATTCTTTGGAAAAAATATATTCTAGGAATTCTTGCTATTGCTAGCGGTCTTATGCTGGGGCGTGAAGGGCCAAGTATTCAACTTGGAGCAGTCGGTGGTAAGGGAATTGCCAAGTGGCTTAAATCCAGTCCAGTAGAGGAACGCTCCTTGATTGCTAGTGGTGCAGCTGCAGGATTAGCCGCAGCCTTTAATGCACCAATTGCAGGTCTTCTCTTTGTGGTAGAAGAAGTTTATCACCATTTTTCACGCTTTTTCTGGGTATCTACTCTCGCAGCTAGTCTCGTAGCAAACTTTGTTTCTCTACTCATATTTGGCTTAACACCCGTACTGGACATGCCAGACAACATCCCACTCATGACCCTGGATCAGTATTGGATTTACTTGCTTATGGGAATTTTTCTTGGACTTTCCGGTTTTCTCTATGAGAAAGCCGTTCTAAACGTTGAAAAAGTATATGATTGGATTGGACAAAAGATTCATCTGGATAAGGCCTATTATCCTATTCTAGCCTTTCTTCTTATCATTCCAGTCGGAATTTTCTTACCCCAAATTCTTGGTGGTGGAAATCAGCTGGTCCTTTCCCTAACTGAGCAAGATTATAGTTTCCAAGTTCTATTAGCTTACTTTTTGATTCGCTTTGTTTGGAGCATGATTAGCTATGGAAGTGGCCTTCCAGGAGGAATTTTCCTACCAATTTTAGCTCTCGGCTCTTTACTTGGTGCTCTAGTTGGTGTTATTTGCGTCAATATCGGACTTGTAAGTCAAGAGCAGTTTCCTATATTTGTCATTCTGGGAATGAGTGGCTATTTTGGAGCAATATCTAAAGCTCCCTTAACTGCTATGATACTCGTAACTGAGATGGTAGGAGATATTCGCAACCTCATGCCACTGGGATTAGTGACCTTGGTTGCCTACATCATCATGGACCTACTCAAAGGTGCTCCAGTCTATGAAGCAATGTTGGAAAAAATGTTGCCAGAAGTAGCGTCAGATGAAGGAGAAGTCACACTTATTGAAATCCCTGTTTCAGATAAAATAGCAGGAAAACAAGTACACGAACTCAATTTGCCACACAACATCCTCATCACAACTCAAGTCCATAATGGCAAGAGCCGAACAGTTAACGGTTCAACCAGAATGTACCTCGGTGATATGATCCACCTGGTTATTCCAAAAAGTGAAATTGGAAAAGTGAAAGATTTGTTGTTGTAG
- a CDS encoding ribonuclease HII, producing the protein MATIKEIKELLETVKDIDSPIFLELEKDNRSGVQKEISKRKKAIQAELDEDIRLKSMLSYEKELYKQGLTLIAGVDEVGRGPLAGPVVAAAVILPKNCKIKGLNDSKKIPKKKHMEIFQAVQDQALSIGIGIMDNQVIDQVNIYEATKLAMQEAISQLSPQPDHLLIDAMKLDLPISQTSIIKGDANSLSIAAASIVAKVTRDELMKEYDQQFPGYDFAANAGYGTAKHLEGLKKLGVTLIHRTSFEPIKSLVSGEKES; encoded by the coding sequence ATGGCGACGATTAAAGAAATCAAAGAACTCCTTGAAACGGTCAAAGACATAGATAGCCCCATCTTTTTAGAACTCGAAAAAGATAATCGCTCAGGAGTGCAAAAAGAAATCAGCAAGCGTAAAAAAGCCATTCAGGCTGAATTGGATGAAGACATTCGTTTGAAATCCATGCTCTCCTACGAAAAAGAACTTTATAAGCAAGGTTTGACCTTAATTGCTGGTGTTGATGAGGTTGGTCGTGGCCCTTTAGCTGGCCCTGTAGTCGCCGCAGCCGTCATCTTGCCTAAAAATTGTAAGATTAAAGGCCTCAACGACAGCAAGAAAATTCCTAAAAAGAAACATATGGAGATTTTTCAAGCAGTTCAAGACCAAGCTTTATCAATCGGCATTGGTATCATGGATAATCAGGTCATCGACCAAGTCAATATCTATGAAGCAACCAAACTAGCCATGCAGGAAGCAATCTCTCAGCTCAGTCCTCAACCAGATCATCTCTTGATAGATGCCATGAAACTGGATTTGCCCATTTCACAAACATCTATCATCAAAGGTGATGCGAATTCCCTCTCCATTGCAGCAGCTTCTATAGTAGCCAAGGTGACACGTGATGAATTGATGAAGGAATACGATCAGCAGTTCCCTGGCTATGATTTTGCTGCTAATGCTGGTTATGGAACAGCTAAACACTTGGAAGGACTGAAAAAACTAGGAGTTACACTAATTCACCGAACCAGTTTTGAACCCATTAAATCGCTGGTTTCAGGAGAAAAAGAAAGTTAA